The region TTGGCGCTAATGCCAAGCTTTTGCATTTGCTCCTGTACCGTAGGCTGATAGGTAATACCAATGGGAATCTTAGTAGTTTTGATCCAGACTGCTTTTGATTCCAGGCGTTTCAGGTGGGTAACGTTGATGATATACGATTTATGAATACGAATGAAACGGTCGTTTGGCAGATCATCAGACAGCGCAGATATGCGTTTATTAACCGCAAAGACTCCATCCAGCGTATGGACTTTAATGTAAAGTCCATACGCTTCTATGTATAGAATATCACTAAAGGCGAATCGCTCTAATCGCCGTCCAGATTTAAAATATATTTCTTCTTTGTCGGGTGTGGCTGCCGGCTTTCCTTCGGTAACGGCTGCTGCCTGGATACGCTCAAGAACACGGCCCACACCCCGCAGAAACCGGTTGAAGTCGTAAGGCTTGGGTAAGAAGTCAATGATATCGAAATCAAAGCACTCGATGGCTAGTTCACTGTAAGCCGACGTAACAACAACGGCCGACGTATTTCGGGAGGCTCTTAGTAAGTCCAGCC is a window of Spirosoma linguale DSM 74 DNA encoding:
- a CDS encoding two component transcriptional regulator, LytTR family (PFAM: LytTr DNA-binding region; response regulator receiver~SMART: response regulator receiver~KEGG: hypothetical protein), producing MNDTESTVRYSTLLVEDDPAFIEQLSRYINQVKFLAPPLICHTGVDALKVLATNPIDILFLDLTLPDMNGLDLLRASRNTSAVVVTSAYSELAIECFDFDIIDFLPKPYDFNRFLRGVGRVLERIQAAAVTEGKPAATPDKEEIYFKSGRRLERFAFSDILYIEAYGLYIKVHTLDGVFAVNKRISALSDDLPNDRFIRIHKSYIINVTHLKRLESKAVWIKTTKIPIGITYQPTVQEQMQKLGISAKSN